The following are encoded together in the Alphaproteobacteria bacterium genome:
- a CDS encoding hydantoinase B/oxoprolinase family protein: MSAIDPVTLAVIQNGLDQVCNEMDLAFVRSAFSPVISEGMDRSDGIYDAVDGALIAQGELGLPVFVGTMQFSTRAVIDRVKTHYDGHVDPGDVFIVNDPYLGGTHLMDVRFVKPFFYRGRLFAWLANTGHWPDIGGMVPGGFSASATEVEQEGLRLPPIKFFKKGVMDREILAILMSNMRIADQRIGDIKAQAAALDTGEKRLTALIDRYGEDTVKSAIAELRERSARQMRAKIATIPDGVYEGASVVDSDGVVDQPLHIRMKITKAGERLAFDMSGSSPPCRGPMNSVIATTKSAIYLAIKHVFPDVPINAGTFEPLDIVEPEGTFLYAKYPRPVSGCAAEVSQRIAEAVFAALTKAIPDRLFAAPAGTSGNLGVGGYDPARDRHYIMYLFTGGGYGGSYEGDGLSNGCSTIGISKMPPVEVLEQYYPILFEEFALAEGSGGAGAHRGGFGIRYAIRIRRGEARVSMVMDHGRVGPQGALGGRDGGVNTVLVEQGGKAYRPPHLSKDQDIEVGPGDVVRVSTPGGGGYGDPAKRSPALIERDLRRGYYTPEQVRTLFGVQTMPRAAE, from the coding sequence ATGAGCGCCATCGATCCCGTCACCTTGGCCGTGATCCAGAACGGTCTCGACCAGGTCTGCAACGAGATGGACCTCGCCTTTGTGCGCAGCGCCTTCTCGCCGGTGATCTCCGAGGGCATGGACCGCTCCGACGGCATCTACGACGCCGTCGACGGCGCGCTGATCGCCCAGGGCGAGCTCGGCCTGCCGGTGTTCGTCGGCACCATGCAGTTCTCGACCCGGGCGGTGATCGACCGGGTGAAGACGCATTACGACGGCCATGTCGATCCCGGCGACGTCTTCATCGTCAACGACCCCTATCTCGGCGGCACGCACCTGATGGACGTGCGCTTCGTGAAGCCGTTCTTCTATCGCGGCAGGCTCTTCGCCTGGCTGGCCAACACCGGGCACTGGCCGGATATCGGCGGCATGGTGCCGGGCGGCTTCTCGGCCAGCGCCACCGAGGTCGAGCAGGAGGGACTCCGCCTGCCGCCGATCAAGTTCTTCAAGAAGGGCGTGATGGACCGCGAGATCCTCGCGATCCTGATGAGCAACATGCGCATTGCCGACCAGCGCATCGGCGACATCAAGGCCCAGGCCGCCGCGCTCGACACCGGCGAGAAGCGGCTCACGGCGCTGATCGACCGCTACGGCGAGGACACGGTCAAGAGCGCCATCGCCGAGCTGCGCGAACGCTCGGCGCGGCAGATGCGGGCGAAGATCGCGACGATTCCCGACGGCGTGTACGAGGGCGCCTCGGTGGTCGATTCCGACGGCGTGGTCGACCAGCCGCTGCATATCCGCATGAAGATCACCAAGGCGGGCGAGCGGCTGGCCTTCGACATGTCGGGCTCGAGCCCGCCCTGCCGCGGGCCGATGAACAGCGTGATCGCCACCACCAAGTCGGCGATCTATCTCGCCATCAAGCACGTCTTCCCCGACGTGCCGATCAACGCCGGCACCTTCGAGCCGCTCGACATCGTCGAGCCCGAGGGCACGTTCCTTTACGCGAAGTACCCGCGGCCGGTGTCGGGCTGCGCCGCCGAGGTCAGCCAGCGCATCGCCGAGGCGGTGTTCGCCGCGCTCACCAAGGCGATCCCCGATCGGCTGTTCGCCGCACCGGCCGGCACGTCGGGCAATCTCGGCGTCGGCGGCTATGATCCGGCGCGCGATCGGCACTACATCATGTATCTCTTCACCGGCGGCGGGTACGGCGGCTCGTACGAGGGCGACGGGCTGTCGAATGGCTGCTCGACCATCGGCATCTCCAAGATGCCGCCGGTCGAGGTGCTGGAGCAGTACTACCCGATCCTGTTCGAGGAGTTCGCGCTGGCCGAAGGCTCGGGCGGCGCCGGCGCGCATCGCGGCGGCTTCGGCATCCGCTACGCCATCAGGATCCGTCGCGGCGAGGCGCGCGTGTCGATGGTGATGGATCACGGCCGCGTCGGTCCGCAGGGCGCGCTGGGCGGACGCGACGGCGGCGTCAACACCGTGCTGGTCGAGCAGGGCGGCAAGGCCTATCGCCCGCCGCACCTGTCGAAGGACCAGGACATCGAGGTCGGCCCGGGCGACGTCGTGCGCGTCTCGACGCCGGGCGGCGGCGGCTACGGCGATCCCGCCAAGCGCTCGCCGGCGCTGATCGAGCGCGATC
- a CDS encoding amino acid synthesis family protein — translation MSVVALRKIVTSIEETTHDGGAPLAMPVRKGAIGGVVRNPYAGRHVEDIAPMMEALRPLAFDLTTRLLATLGVAGREVDGYGKAVIVGIAGELEHAALWHQPSGWGIREAMGGAKSIVPSTVKVAAAGARIDVPLHHAHAAYVRSHFDAIEFAVPDGPRPEEIVFVVALAIGGRPHPRVGGLKADEIKLWDGQR, via the coding sequence ATGTCGGTGGTGGCGTTGCGCAAGATCGTCACCTCGATCGAGGAGACGACGCACGACGGCGGCGCGCCTCTGGCGATGCCGGTGCGCAAGGGCGCGATCGGCGGCGTGGTGCGCAACCCCTATGCCGGGCGCCATGTCGAGGACATCGCGCCGATGATGGAGGCGCTCAGGCCGCTGGCCTTCGACCTGACGACGCGCCTGCTGGCGACGCTGGGCGTCGCGGGCAGGGAGGTCGACGGCTACGGCAAGGCGGTGATCGTCGGCATCGCCGGCGAGCTGGAGCACGCCGCGCTGTGGCATCAGCCCAGCGGCTGGGGCATCCGCGAGGCAATGGGCGGCGCGAAGTCGATCGTGCCCTCAACGGTGAAGGTCGCGGCCGCCGGCGCGCGCATTGACGTGCCGCTGCATCACGCGCACGCCGCCTATGTGCGCAGCCATTTCGACGCCATCGAGTTCGCGGTGCCCGACGGGCCGCGACCCGAGGAGATCGTCTTCGTCGTGGCGCTGGCGATCGGCGGCCGGCCGCATCCGCGCGTCGGCGGCCTGAAGGCCGACGAGATCAAATTGTGGGACGGCCAGCGCTGA
- a CDS encoding ABC transporter ATP-binding protein, translating to MLHVEGLHSHYGRAHILADVGLDAREGEVLALLGRNGAGKSTTLKSVIGLVRPSAGTITFAGTRIDGLSPFRIARLGLGFVPEDRRIFTDLSVMENLEVGRQAPRAGAPTWTPDRLFELFPNLGRMRDRPGGRMSGGEQQMLTIARTLMGNPRCVLLDEPSEGLAPLIVEQMARTIRTLKAEGLSVVLSEQNLHFSAMVADRAVIIEKGRVRFTGTMDELRADESARTQYLSV from the coding sequence ATGCTGCATGTCGAGGGCCTGCACAGCCACTACGGCCGCGCCCACATCTTGGCCGATGTCGGGCTCGACGCGCGCGAAGGCGAGGTGCTGGCGCTGCTCGGCCGCAACGGCGCGGGCAAGTCGACGACGCTGAAGTCAGTGATCGGCCTGGTGCGGCCCAGCGCCGGCACCATCACCTTCGCCGGGACCCGCATCGACGGGCTGTCGCCCTTCCGTATCGCGCGGCTCGGGCTGGGCTTCGTGCCCGAGGATCGCCGCATCTTCACCGACCTCTCGGTGATGGAGAATCTCGAGGTCGGTCGCCAGGCGCCGCGCGCGGGGGCGCCGACCTGGACTCCGGATCGGCTGTTCGAGCTCTTCCCCAATCTCGGCCGCATGCGCGACCGGCCGGGCGGGCGCATGTCCGGCGGCGAGCAGCAGATGCTGACCATCGCGCGCACCCTGATGGGCAATCCGCGCTGCGTGCTGCTCGACGAGCCGTCCGAGGGCCTCGCGCCGCTGATCGTCGAGCAGATGGCGAGGACGATCCGCACGCTCAAGGCCGAGGGGCTGAGCGTCGTGCTGTCGGAGCAGAATCTGCATTTCTCGGCCATGGTCGCCGACCGCGCCGTGATCATCGAGAAGGGCCGCGTGCGCTTCACCGGCACCATGGACGAGCTGCGCGCCGACGAGAGCGCGCGCACCCAGTATCTGAGCGTGTGA
- a CDS encoding ABC transporter ATP-binding protein translates to MSAPVPIAPVLEVAGLFKSFGGVRAVDDVSFAVSAGELLAMIGPNGAGKSTCFNMLNGQLPADAGSVHLLGRDILGLKPRAIWRLGVGRTFQITATFTSMTVRENVQMALLSHRRGIGSLLSRASARHVEEADALLERVGMREQGDRVCGVLAYGDLKRVELAVALANDPKLLLMDEPTAGMAPKERIDLMALAASLARERSVAVLFTEHDMDVVFAHADRIIVLDRGRLIAQGRPEVVRADPQVQAVYLGSGAMFAHEVQA, encoded by the coding sequence ATGAGTGCGCCGGTCCCCATTGCACCCGTCCTCGAGGTCGCCGGCCTCTTCAAGTCCTTCGGCGGCGTGCGCGCGGTCGACGACGTGTCGTTCGCCGTCTCCGCCGGCGAACTGCTGGCGATGATCGGGCCCAACGGCGCCGGCAAGTCGACCTGCTTCAACATGCTCAACGGCCAGCTGCCGGCCGATGCCGGCAGCGTGCACCTGCTGGGCCGCGATATCCTGGGCCTGAAACCGCGCGCGATCTGGCGGCTGGGCGTGGGCCGCACCTTCCAGATCACCGCGACCTTCACGTCCATGACGGTGCGCGAGAACGTGCAGATGGCGCTGCTCTCGCACCGCCGCGGCATCGGCTCATTGCTGTCGCGTGCCTCGGCGCGGCATGTCGAGGAGGCCGACGCGCTGCTCGAGCGCGTCGGCATGCGCGAGCAGGGTGACCGGGTCTGCGGCGTGCTGGCCTATGGCGACCTCAAGCGCGTCGAGCTGGCGGTGGCGCTGGCCAACGATCCGAAGCTGCTGCTGATGGACGAGCCCACCGCCGGCATGGCGCCCAAGGAGCGCATCGATCTGATGGCGCTGGCCGCCTCGCTGGCGCGCGAGCGCTCGGTCGCGGTGCTCTTCACCGAGCATGACATGGATGTCGTCTTCGCCCACGCCGATCGCATCATCGTGCTCGACCGCGGCCGGCTGATCGCCCAGGGCAGGCCCGAGGTGGTGCGCGCCGATCCGCAGGTGCAGGCGGTTTATCTCGGCAGCGGCGCCATGTTCGCTCACGAGGTGCAGGCATGA
- a CDS encoding FAD-dependent oxidoreductase — translation MYVVIVGAGIAGLGAAWALTRQGHHVTVLEQGPIPNPLGTSVDSHRLIRRPYGTEVGYMRMITDAYAAWNRLWADLGVKLCVDTGSLSLTTEDGDRQAQSLRLIKADGFPVVEMDAAELARRYPLIDPDGVKTAFLSPEGGVLLADRIVAALAKWLGEKGARLRPMSRVQAVDADGGAVTLAGGERVAGDLVLVAAGAWVRELVPGMGEYVEPSRQVLAYVDLPDDLATAWASHPSLLSVGEDRGFYLVPPVVRPDGSRTRLKIGDHLFSREGDAASDPRIAAFDEVRRVWAQARGRLRNLDRYRLAEGKVCYYTVDRRAGRETFRSLPIGKAAWAMSNCSGHGFKFGACLGEAFADMAAGRRSAEAFTRYVAGEAA, via the coding sequence ATGTACGTCGTAATCGTCGGCGCCGGCATCGCCGGCCTGGGCGCGGCCTGGGCGCTCACGCGCCAGGGCCATCACGTCACCGTGCTGGAGCAGGGGCCGATTCCCAATCCGCTCGGCACCTCGGTCGATTCGCATCGCCTGATCCGCAGGCCCTACGGCACCGAGGTCGGCTACATGCGCATGATCACCGATGCCTATGCCGCGTGGAACCGGCTGTGGGCTGATCTTGGCGTCAAGCTGTGCGTCGACACCGGCTCGCTCTCGCTCACCACCGAAGATGGCGACCGCCAGGCCCAGTCGCTGCGGCTGATCAAGGCCGACGGCTTTCCGGTGGTCGAGATGGACGCCGCCGAGCTGGCCCGGCGCTATCCGCTGATCGATCCCGATGGCGTGAAGACGGCGTTCCTGTCGCCCGAAGGCGGCGTGCTGCTGGCCGATCGCATCGTCGCGGCGCTGGCGAAATGGCTCGGCGAGAAGGGCGCCCGGCTGCGGCCGATGTCGCGCGTGCAGGCGGTCGACGCCGATGGCGGCGCCGTGACCCTGGCCGGCGGCGAGCGCGTGGCCGGCGATCTGGTGCTGGTGGCGGCCGGCGCCTGGGTGCGCGAGCTGGTGCCCGGCATGGGCGAGTACGTCGAGCCGTCGCGCCAGGTCCTGGCCTATGTCGACCTGCCCGACGACCTGGCGACGGCCTGGGCGAGCCATCCTTCGCTGCTGTCGGTCGGCGAGGATCGCGGCTTCTACCTCGTGCCGCCGGTGGTGCGGCCCGACGGCAGCCGCACGCGGCTGAAGATCGGCGATCACCTGTTCAGCCGGGAGGGCGACGCCGCCAGCGATCCGCGCATCGCCGCCTTCGACGAGGTGCGCCGCGTGTGGGCGCAGGCGCGCGGCCGGCTGCGCAACCTCGATCGTTATCGCCTCGCCGAGGGCAAGGTCTGCTACTACACCGTCGATCGCCGCGCCGGCCGCGAGACGTTCCGCTCCCTGCCGATCGGCAAGGCGGCCTGGGCGATGTCGAACTGTTCCGGGCATGGCTTCAAGTTCGGCGCCTGCCTGGGCGAGGCCTTCGCCGACATGGCCGCCGGCCGGCGCTCGGCCGAGGCGTTCACGCGCTACGTCGCCGGGGAGGCGGCCTGA
- a CDS encoding GNAT family N-acetyltransferase, translated as MPWLREVHGETETHWWMANVVLRDLSVRVATLDQRIAGFAAIRPGWLDHLYIAPAHQRAGLGTRLLAEARRIGGVPLRLWAFQRNHAARAFYRRHGFIEEELTDGAGNEEHEPDVRMIWSAPCTS; from the coding sequence ATGCCGTGGCTGCGCGAGGTGCATGGCGAGACCGAAACCCATTGGTGGATGGCCAACGTCGTGCTGCGCGATCTCAGCGTGCGCGTGGCGACGCTGGATCAGCGCATCGCCGGCTTCGCTGCGATCCGGCCGGGCTGGCTCGACCATCTCTATATCGCACCGGCGCATCAGCGTGCGGGGCTGGGTACGCGATTGCTGGCCGAGGCCAGACGCATCGGCGGCGTGCCTCTGCGGCTCTGGGCGTTCCAGCGCAATCATGCGGCGCGTGCCTTCTACCGGCGTCATGGCTTCATCGAGGAAGAACTCACCGACGGCGCCGGCAACGAAGAGCACGAGCCCGACGTGCGCATGATATGGTCCGCGCCATGTACGTCGTAA
- a CDS encoding hydantoinase/oxoprolinase family protein: protein MSTNPTTIVGIDVGGTFTDLLALDTASGAVSLAKVPTTTDNQAVGFVSAMAAAHLDARALQAIVHGTTTTTNALLERKVARVGLITTLGFRDVLELGRRTRPKSYGLTGSFEPLIPRELRIEVPERMDAEGGIVTPLDEAAVREATRRLLADGCEAVVIHFLHSYINPTHERRAEAIVREAWPNDYVTAGHRVVSEYREFERGTTAAVNAAIQPVLDRYLGRLEAELKALGFARDLLVMQGNGGTVSARAAAEAAAHTVMSGPASGVMAAAYTGRACGQPDLITYDMGGTSTDVGLIREGVPQVSSELDLEYGMPIHVPMVDVHTIGAGGGSIAHVDPSGMLRVGPQSAGATPGPICYGRGGEKPTITDANLVLGRLNPDRLLAVDNPVSLEHVRGRIADEVGKPLGLDWDQAAAAILRIANDRMAGAIRLVSMARGHDPRDFALFAFGGAGPLHATALARELALPRVLVPARPGITNALGCVVADLRRDFVRTINKPLPVLDAAEVRATLEAQIAEGEAMLAKDGVAVDRVDRLHLADMQFQGQSHMLQVALPRIDVSVAELRTIFEEAYWRRFGVELPEIRAVLVNLHTAVIGRRPGIDLAALMRGEKAKDAAAARTGTREVWFERGGWTATPIYARDRLPLDQQLVGPAILEQLDTTIVVEPGDRVSCDAIGNLVVEVAP from the coding sequence ATGAGCACGAATCCCACCACCATCGTCGGCATCGATGTCGGCGGCACCTTCACCGACCTGCTGGCGCTCGACACGGCGTCGGGCGCGGTGTCGCTGGCCAAGGTGCCGACGACGACCGACAACCAGGCCGTCGGATTCGTCTCGGCGATGGCGGCGGCCCATCTCGATGCGCGCGCGCTGCAGGCCATCGTGCACGGCACGACCACCACCACCAACGCGCTGCTCGAGCGCAAGGTGGCGCGCGTCGGGCTGATCACCACGCTGGGCTTCCGCGACGTGCTGGAGCTCGGCCGCCGCACGCGGCCGAAATCGTACGGCCTGACCGGCTCGTTCGAGCCGCTGATCCCGCGCGAGCTGCGCATCGAGGTGCCCGAGCGCATGGACGCCGAGGGTGGCATCGTCACGCCGCTCGACGAAGCCGCCGTGCGCGAGGCGACGCGCCGCCTGCTGGCCGACGGTTGCGAGGCGGTGGTGATCCACTTCCTGCACAGCTACATCAACCCCACGCACGAACGGCGCGCCGAGGCGATCGTTCGCGAGGCATGGCCCAACGACTACGTCACCGCGGGCCATCGCGTCGTGTCGGAGTATCGCGAGTTCGAGCGCGGCACGACGGCGGCCGTGAACGCTGCGATCCAGCCGGTGCTCGACCGTTATCTCGGCCGCCTCGAAGCGGAGCTGAAAGCGCTGGGCTTCGCGCGCGACCTGCTGGTGATGCAGGGCAATGGCGGCACGGTGTCGGCGCGCGCGGCGGCCGAGGCGGCGGCGCACACCGTGATGTCCGGGCCGGCCTCGGGCGTGATGGCCGCCGCCTATACCGGTCGCGCCTGCGGCCAGCCGGACCTGATCACCTACGACATGGGCGGCACCTCGACCGATGTCGGCCTGATCCGCGAGGGCGTGCCGCAGGTGTCGAGCGAGCTCGACCTCGAGTACGGCATGCCGATCCACGTGCCGATGGTCGACGTGCACACCATCGGCGCCGGCGGCGGCTCGATCGCCCATGTCGATCCATCCGGCATGCTGCGTGTGGGGCCGCAGAGCGCCGGCGCGACGCCGGGCCCGATCTGCTACGGCCGCGGCGGCGAGAAGCCGACCATCACCGACGCCAATCTCGTGCTCGGCCGGCTCAATCCCGACCGGCTTCTTGCCGTCGACAATCCCGTGTCGCTCGAGCACGTGCGCGGGCGCATCGCCGATGAGGTCGGCAAGCCCCTGGGCCTCGACTGGGACCAGGCGGCGGCGGCGATCCTGCGCATCGCCAACGATCGCATGGCCGGTGCGATCCGGCTGGTGTCGATGGCGCGCGGTCACGACCCGCGCGACTTCGCGCTGTTCGCCTTCGGCGGCGCCGGCCCGCTGCACGCCACGGCGCTGGCGCGCGAGCTGGCGCTGCCCAGGGTGCTGGTGCCGGCGCGGCCGGGCATCACCAACGCGCTGGGCTGTGTCGTCGCCGATCTGCGCCGCGACTTCGTGCGCACCATCAACAAGCCGCTGCCGGTGCTCGACGCCGCCGAGGTGCGCGCGACCCTGGAGGCGCAGATCGCCGAGGGCGAGGCGATGCTGGCGAAGGACGGCGTGGCGGTCGACCGCGTCGACCGCCTGCATCTCGCCGACATGCAGTTCCAGGGCCAGAGCCACATGCTGCAGGTGGCGCTGCCGCGCATCGACGTCAGCGTCGCCGAGCTGCGCACGATCTTCGAGGAAGCCTACTGGCGCCGCTTCGGCGTCGAGCTGCCGGAGATCCGCGCCGTGCTGGTCAACCTGCACACTGCGGTGATCGGCAGGCGCCCCGGCATCGACCTCGCCGCCCTGATGCGCGGCGAAAAGGCGAAGGACGCAGCCGCCGCCCGGACCGGCACGCGCGAGGTGTGGTTCGAGCGCGGCGGCTGGACCGCGACGCCGATCTACGCCCGCGACCGCCTGCCGCTCGACCAGCAGCTGGTCGGCCCGGCGATTCTCGAGCAACTCGATACAACCATCGTGGTCGAGCCCGGCGATCGGGTAAGCTGCGATGCGATCGGCAACCTCGTCGTGGAGGTCGCGCCATGA
- a CDS encoding ABC transporter substrate-binding protein: MKRRTILALAAGAGVSGALPALAQQGPIRIGELNSYKNFPAFLEPYKKGWELAVEEFNKAGGVLGRQIEIVSRDDSGTPADAVRVAEELLSREKVAFLIGTFPSHVGLAVSDFAKQRKTLFIAAEPLTDKLVWDSGHRYTYRLRASTYMQTAMLIPDAVKLKKKRWAIVYPNYEYGQSATAAFKKLLKAQQPDVEFVTEQASPLGRIEAGAVAQAIADAKPDAIFSSLFGPDLAKFVREGNSRELFKGREVFNLLAGEPEYLDPLKDETPKGWYVTGYPWNEITTPSHKKFLDAYQAKFKDYPRLGSVVGYATVQSAVAAIRKAGSLDQEKLVDAMAGLTHDTPFGPITYRALDHQSTMGAYVGQIEAKGGKGVMVNWRYVDGKDALPPDDEVRKMRPAN, from the coding sequence ATGAAACGCAGAACCATCCTCGCCCTGGCCGCCGGCGCGGGCGTGTCCGGTGCCCTTCCGGCATTGGCGCAGCAAGGGCCGATCCGCATCGGCGAGCTCAACAGCTACAAGAACTTCCCGGCCTTCCTCGAACCCTACAAGAAGGGCTGGGAGCTGGCGGTCGAGGAGTTCAACAAGGCCGGCGGCGTGCTCGGCCGGCAGATCGAGATCGTCTCGCGCGATGACAGCGGCACGCCGGCCGACGCGGTGCGCGTCGCCGAAGAGCTGCTGAGCCGCGAGAAGGTCGCCTTCCTGATCGGCACCTTCCCCTCGCATGTCGGGCTGGCGGTCTCCGACTTCGCCAAGCAGCGCAAGACGCTGTTCATCGCCGCCGAGCCGCTGACCGACAAGCTGGTCTGGGACTCGGGCCATCGCTACACCTACCGTCTGCGCGCTTCGACCTACATGCAGACGGCGATGCTGATTCCCGACGCAGTCAAGCTGAAGAAGAAGCGCTGGGCGATCGTCTACCCCAACTACGAATACGGCCAGTCGGCGACCGCGGCGTTCAAGAAGCTCCTGAAGGCGCAGCAGCCGGACGTCGAGTTCGTCACCGAGCAGGCCTCGCCGCTGGGCCGCATCGAGGCCGGCGCCGTGGCGCAGGCGATCGCCGACGCCAAGCCGGACGCGATCTTCAGCTCGCTGTTCGGTCCCGACCTCGCGAAGTTCGTGCGCGAGGGCAACAGCCGCGAGCTGTTCAAGGGCCGCGAGGTGTTCAACCTGCTGGCCGGCGAGCCCGAGTATCTCGATCCGCTGAAGGACGAGACGCCCAAGGGCTGGTACGTCACCGGCTATCCGTGGAACGAGATCACCACGCCCTCGCACAAGAAATTCCTCGACGCCTACCAGGCGAAGTTCAAGGACTACCCGCGCCTGGGCTCGGTGGTGGGTTATGCGACCGTGCAGTCGGCGGTGGCGGCGATCAGGAAGGCCGGTTCGCTCGACCAGGAGAAGCTGGTCGACGCCATGGCCGGGCTGACGCACGACACGCCATTCGGGCCGATCACCTACCGTGCGCTCGACCATCAATCGACCATGGGCGCCTATGTCGGGCAGATCGAGGCAAAGGGCGGCAAGGGCGTGATGGTCAACTGGCGCTACGTCGACGGCAAGGACGCGCTGCCGCCGGACGACGAAGTCAGGAAGATGCGGCCCGCCAACTGA
- a CDS encoding ABC transporter permease: MSFASIIAQLLNGLAGASSLFMVAAGLSLIFGVTRVVNFAHGSLYMLGLYVAYSAVEFLGRTPLGFWGGIVVATIAIGALGALIEIGILRRIYRAPELFQLLATFAVVLVVKDVALAIWGAEELVGPRAPGLSRTVEIMGRRVPQYDLALIAIAPLLLLGLWLALARTRWGALVRAATQDREMVGALGVDERKLFTGVFFVGAALAGLGGALQLPREPANLGLDLSVIADAFVVTVVGGLGSIPGAFLAAILIGVVKAFCIALGTQSFFGFEVSFSKLTLVVEFLVMAVVLVIRPYGLLGRPPAQQRAVGEITTLPGMPDWRRWLPFVALLALVPFAAPDDRYLLVLLTDIAILSLFAVSLHVLMGPSGMVSFGHAAYFGVAAYAAAILLRKAQLPMEVAVLSAPFVAGAVALVYGWFCVRLSGVYLAMLTLAFAQITWSVIYQWDSLTGGSNGLTGVWPPSWLGAKSDYFWLSLTLCALGIGLLWRMLFSPFGYALRAGRDSPLRAEAIGIDVRRLRWFAFALAGAFAGLAGALFAFSKGSISPELASIAQSTDALVMVLLGGVETITGPIAGAAIFTWLKDELARNTQYWRSVFGLVILALVLLFPQGVVGGLALLWRRVRQAA, translated from the coding sequence GTGTCGTTCGCCTCTATCATCGCGCAATTGCTCAATGGGCTGGCCGGCGCGTCATCGCTGTTCATGGTGGCTGCCGGCCTGTCGCTGATCTTCGGCGTCACGCGCGTCGTCAACTTCGCGCACGGCTCGCTCTACATGCTGGGGCTCTACGTCGCCTACTCGGCGGTTGAGTTCCTCGGCCGCACGCCCCTGGGCTTCTGGGGCGGCATCGTCGTCGCCACGATCGCGATCGGCGCGCTGGGCGCGCTGATCGAGATCGGCATCCTGCGCCGCATCTACCGTGCGCCTGAGCTGTTCCAGCTGCTCGCCACCTTCGCCGTCGTGCTGGTGGTGAAGGACGTGGCGCTGGCGATCTGGGGCGCCGAGGAGCTGGTGGGGCCGCGCGCGCCCGGCCTGTCGCGCACGGTCGAGATCATGGGCCGCCGCGTGCCGCAATACGACCTGGCGCTGATCGCCATCGCGCCGCTCTTGCTGCTGGGCCTGTGGCTGGCGCTCGCCCGCACCCGCTGGGGGGCGCTGGTGCGGGCGGCGACCCAGGACCGCGAGATGGTGGGCGCCCTGGGCGTCGACGAGCGCAAGCTCTTCACCGGCGTGTTCTTCGTCGGCGCGGCGCTGGCCGGGCTGGGCGGCGCGCTGCAGCTGCCGCGCGAGCCGGCCAATCTCGGGCTCGACCTGTCGGTGATCGCCGACGCCTTCGTGGTGACGGTGGTCGGCGGCCTGGGCAGCATTCCCGGCGCCTTCCTCGCCGCCATCCTGATCGGCGTGGTCAAGGCGTTCTGCATCGCACTGGGCACCCAGAGCTTCTTCGGTTTCGAGGTCTCGTTCTCCAAGCTGACCCTGGTGGTCGAGTTCCTGGTCATGGCCGTCGTGCTGGTGATCCGGCCCTACGGCCTGCTCGGACGGCCGCCGGCGCAGCAGCGCGCCGTCGGCGAGATCACCACGCTGCCCGGCATGCCGGACTGGCGGCGTTGGCTGCCCTTCGTCGCGCTGCTGGCGCTGGTCCCCTTCGCCGCGCCCGACGATCGCTACCTGCTGGTGCTGCTCACCGACATCGCCATCCTCTCGCTCTTCGCCGTCAGCCTGCACGTGCTGATGGGCCCCTCGGGCATGGTCTCGTTCGGCCACGCCGCCTATTTCGGCGTCGCCGCCTATGCCGCCGCGATCCTGTTGCGTAAGGCCCAGCTGCCGATGGAGGTCGCGGTGCTGTCGGCCCCGTTCGTCGCCGGCGCGGTCGCGCTGGTCTACGGCTGGTTCTGCGTGCGGCTGTCGGGCGTCTATCTCGCGATGCTGACCCTGGCGTTCGCGCAGATCACCTGGTCGGTGATCTACCAGTGGGACTCGCTGACCGGCGGCAGCAATGGCCTCACCGGGGTCTGGCCGCCATCGTGGCTCGGCGCCAAGAGCGACTATTTCTGGCTCTCGCTGACGCTCTGCGCATTGGGCATCGGCCTGCTGTGGCGCATGCTGTTCTCGCCCTTCGGCTACGCGCTGCGCGCCGGTCGTGACTCGCCGCTGCGCGCCGAGGCGATCGGCATCGACGTGCGTCGCCTGCGGTGGTTCGCCTTCGCGCTGGCCGGCGCCTTCGCCGGGCTTGCCGGCGCGCTCTTCGCGTTCTCCAAGGGCAGCATCTCGCCCGAGCTGGCGTCGATCGCGCAGTCCACGGACGCGCTGGTCATGGTGCTGCTGGGCGGCGTCGAGACCATCACCGGTCCGATCGCCGGCGCGGCGATCTTCACCTGGCTGAAGGACGAGCTGGCGCGCAACACGCAGTACTGGCGCAGCGTCTTCGGCCTGGTGATCCTGGCCCTGGTGCTGCTCTTCCCGCAGGGCGTGGTCGGCGGTCTGGCGCTGCTGTGGCGCCGCGTGAGGCAGGCGGCATGA